The Candidatus Binatia bacterium DNA segment ACGACGGCAAGGTCAACGCACTGTCCCACGAGGTCATCGAGGCGCTGCACGAGTGCCTCGATCGCGCCGAGCCCGAGGCGGCAGCCGTGCTGCTGGTCGGTCGCGGCGGGCGCCTGTCGGGCGGGTTCGATCTCGGTGAGATGACGAGCAGCGCCGAGGCGGCCAGGAAGCTGGTGTCCGCGGGCGCGGAACTGCTGCTCAGACTCTACAGCTTTCCGCGTCCGGTGGTTGTGGCCTGCACCGGCCACGCCCTGGCGGCCGGGGCGCTCCTGCTGCTGGTCGGCGATCTGCGCATCGGCGCCAGTGGAAGCTTCAAGATCGGGCTCAACGAGGTCTCCATTCACCTGACCCTGCCGATCTTCGCGATGGAGTTGGCGCGTGCCCGTCTCTCCAAGCGCCACTTCACCTGCGCGGTGACGCAGGCGCAGATTTTTGATCCGGAGACGGCGAAGGATGCGGGCTATCTCGACGCGACGGCTGCACCAGCGGCGCTGTACAACGTGGCGCTCGACCACGCCCGCCGGCTTGCCGGCCTGCCGCATCCCGCTTTCCGCAACACCAAAGAAAACGAGCGGGGCGCCACGGTGCGGTTCTGCCGGGAAACCCTGGCGGCCGACATGGCCAAGCTCACCAGCCCGAAGTAGTCAGTTCGTGGTGGGCGCGGGCTCCGCTGCCGCCGGCGGAGCAGCCGCGGCGGGCGGGGCGGTCAAGGCGGCCGTGAGCGGGGCGATGGTGGCCCCTCCGCCAGCGCGTGCCTGATCCATCACTTGCACGGCATAGCCATAGGGGACGTCATTGTCCGCATCGAAGAAGAGGATGTGATCTTCCCGCGCCGCGAACATCCGTCGTAAGCGCGCCGGCACCTCGTCAAACGATAGTTGCACGGCGTTGATATTGATCGTCTTGTCGGCGCTGATACGCAGCACCAGCGGTGGCTGGGGGTCGTTTTGCAGCTCTTGCTTTTCGACTTCCTTCTTCTCCTGCTTCGGAGTGTG contains these protein-coding regions:
- a CDS encoding crotonase/enoyl-CoA hydratase family protein yields the protein MASNKVGYELADTVAVLRMDDGKVNALSHEVIEALHECLDRAEPEAAAVLLVGRGGRLSGGFDLGEMTSSAEAARKLVSAGAELLLRLYSFPRPVVVACTGHALAAGALLLLVGDLRIGASGSFKIGLNEVSIHLTLPIFAMELARARLSKRHFTCAVTQAQIFDPETAKDAGYLDATAAPAALYNVALDHARRLAGLPHPAFRNTKENERGATVRFCRETLAADMAKLTSPK
- a CDS encoding biopolymer transporter ExbD — protein: MAMTVGAKGKGVVPVMNVTPLVDVVLVLLIIFMVITPLLMKKFYIHTPKQEKKEVEKQELQNDPQPPLVLRISADKTININAVQLSFDEVPARLRRMFAAREDHILFFDADNDVPYGYAVQVMDQARAGGGATIAPLTAALTAPPAAAAPPAAAEPAPTTN